The Anoplopoma fimbria isolate UVic2021 breed Golden Eagle Sablefish chromosome 5, Afim_UVic_2022, whole genome shotgun sequence genome contains a region encoding:
- the klhl11 gene encoding kelch-like protein 11 has protein sequence MSVFECLFACVLYAYELFPKIVHSFHLPHTLPRCGMAAAAAVEAPEDRSSSGGGGGGAAAGGGEQGALTGEGEPEEAEEFTCSAHCSELSRRQNEQRKSGLFCDVTLVFSSRDGGGGGDGGGGGDGEERVQTLTAHRSVLSAASEYFTLLLGGQFSESVSGRVELKEWSSETGPDPDTVESIIQFMYTGHIRVTTASVHEVLELADRFLLVELKIFCGEFLMEKLNLSNCVAVHSLAHMYTLDRLAQGAAKTIRRNFHKIICNEEFFTLPFHLVRDWLSDTGITVDSEEELFEAIVKWVYQNAEERGKHFEELFRLLRLPQISPTYLTRVVRKEPFVANNAACQQLVSDALEVHAVHFENLHQSADLELCASYNAAMQPRLGQNMDVIMVVGGVSEGGDYLSECVGYFVAEDRWVNLPHIHNHLDGHAIAVTDGHVYVAGSMEPGFAKTVERFNPNLNTWEQVSSLTTRKHSFGLTCVKDLLYSIGGHGNFSPGFKDVTVYEPEQDEWHNLEPAPKILRDVKTVSIEDRYIYVMARTPVDMDNEDGLSTVTTCYDTESHKWQEVDSLPLIDNYCSFQMAVASTNFYHTASCCAKSYKVTAEAAQQKISRNISDDILHSLPPEVLSMEGAAVCYLGEDIFIIGGWRNCNNMDKQYRKEAYRYCAEKKRWMLLPPLPQPRCRAAACHVRIPYHCLYGCQHYPMPQNLARQRDRMQQMQQLHRRTLTLRRQLQSQIEC, from the exons ATGTCCGTTTTTGAATGTCTATTTGCGTGTGTTTTATATGCATATGAGTTATTCCCTAAGATAGTCCACAGCTTCCATTTGCCTCACACTCTCCCCCGCTGCGGtatggcagcagcagcggcagtaGAAGCGCCGGAGGACCgcagcagcagtggaggaggtggaggaggtgctgctgcaggtggaggtgagcagGGAGCGCTTACAGGTGAAGGTGAACCGGAGGAGGCCGAGGAGTTCACCTGCTCGGCCCACTGCTCGGAGCTCTCCCGCAGGCAGAACGAGCAGAGGAAGTCGGGGTTGTTCTGCGACGTCACGTTGGTGTTCAGCTCCAgggatggaggtggaggtggagatggaggtggaggtggagatgggGAGGAGAGGGTCCAAACCTTAACCGCGCACCGCTCCGTGTTGTCCGCGGCGTCCGAGTACTTCACGCTGCTGCTGGGCGGACAGTTTTCAGAGTCTGTGTCGGGGAGAGTGGAGCTGAAAGAATGGAGCTCGGAAACGGGACCCGATCCAGACACTGTGGAGAGCATCATACAGTTCATGTACACGGGACACATCAGGGTAACCACTGCCAGTGTGCATGAGGTGTTGGAGCTTGCTGACAG GTTCCTGTTGGTGGAGCTGAAGATCTTCTGTGGAGAGTTTCTGATGGAGAAGTTGAACTTATCGAACTGTGTAGCCGTACACAGCCTCGCCCACATGTACACCTTGGACCGGCTGGCCCAGGGAGCCGCCAAGACCATTCGAAGAAACTTCCACAAAATTATCTGCAACGAGGAATTCTTCACGCTACCGTTTCACCTGGTGCGGGACTGGCTGTCGGACACGGGCATCACTGTGGATTCCGAAGAGGAGTTGTTTGAGGCCATAGTAAAATGGGTGTACCAAaatgcagaggagagagggaagcaTTTCGAGGAGCTGTTCAGACTTTTAAGACTTCCTCAGATTTCTCCTACCTACCTGACGCGGGTAGTGAGAAAGGAGCCCTTTGTGGCAAACAATGCAGCATGTCAGCAGCTGGTGTCTGATGCCCTTGAGGTCCACGCTGTTCACTTCGAGAACCTCCACCAGTCAGCTGATTTAGAGCTCTGTGCCTCTTACAATGCAGCAATGCAGCCTCGTCTTGGCCAGAACATGGATGTAATCATGGTAGTGGGTGGTGTATCGGAAGGTGGAGACTATTTGAGCGAGTGCGTGGGCTACTTTGTTGCTGAGGACCGTTGGGTAAACCTGCCACACATTCACAACCACCTTGACGGACATGCCATTGCCGTCACTGACGGCCATGTTTATGTGGCAGGCTCAATGGAGCCAGGCTTCGCCAAGACGGTGGAGCGCTTCAACCCCAACCTCAACACCTGGGAGCAGGTCAGCAGCTTAACCACTCGCAAGCACTCCTTCGGCCTAACGTGTGTCAAAGACTTACTGTACAGCATCGGTGGTCATGGTAACTTCAGTCCAGGCTTTAAGGATGTTACTGTCTACGAGCCTGAGCAGGACGAGTGGCACAATCTGGAGCCAGCACCGAAGATACTACGAGATGTAAAAACAGTGAGCATAGAGGACCGCTACATATACGTGATGGCCAGGACTCCCGTAGACATGGACAATGAGGACGGACTGAGCACCGTGACCACCTGCTACGACACAGAGAGTCACAAGTGGCAGGAAGTGGACTCCTTACCGCTGATCGACAATTACTGTAGTTTTCAAATGGCTGTCGCTTCAACCAACTTCTACCACACAGCTTCTTGCTGCGCGAAGAGCTATAAGGTAACAGCTGAGGCCGCACAGCAGAAAATAAGCAGGAACATCTCTGACGACATCCTCCACAGCCTCCCTCCAGAGGTCCTCAGCATGGAAGGGGCTGCTGTTTGCTACCTGGGTGAAGACATATTCATCATTGGCGGATGGAGAAACTGCAACAACATGGACAAGCAGTACCGCAAGGAGGCCTACCGTTACTGCGCTGAGAAGAAGCGCTGGATGCTGCTGCCACCATTGCCTCAGCCACGGTGCCGGGCCGCGGCCTGCCACGTCCGCATCCCGTACCATTGTCTTTATGGTTGCCAGCACTACCCCATGCCCCAGAACCTGGCTCGCCAGCGAGACCGCATGCAACAGATGCAGCAGCTCCATCGCCGCACACTCACTCTGCGTAGACAGCTGCAATCTCAAATCGAATGTTGA